In Streptomyces hawaiiensis, one genomic interval encodes:
- a CDS encoding nitroreductase/quinone reductase family protein: MSRRTDLRFRATTAFQRRLNPLLRRLPLQTVLETTGRVSGLPRQTPVGGRREGGSFWLVSEFGERSQYVRNIKADPRVRVRIRGRWHEGTARLLPQDDPVARLRKLPRVNGLGVRALGTNLLTVRVDLDT, encoded by the coding sequence ATGTCCCGCCGCACCGACCTGAGGTTCCGCGCGACCACGGCCTTCCAGCGCCGCCTCAACCCGCTCCTGCGCCGCCTGCCCCTCCAGACGGTCCTGGAGACGACGGGCCGCGTCTCGGGGCTGCCCCGTCAGACGCCGGTGGGCGGGCGCCGCGAGGGCGGCTCCTTCTGGCTGGTGTCGGAGTTCGGCGAGCGGTCGCAGTACGTGCGCAACATCAAGGCCGATCCGCGGGTGCGGGTGCGGATCCGCGGGCGGTGGCACGAGGGCACCGCGCGTCTGCTGCCGCAGGACGACCCGGTGGCGCGGCTGCGGAAGCTGCCCCGGGTCAACGGCCTGGGGGTGCGGGCCCTCGGGACGAACCTGCTGACCGTACGGGTGGACCTGGACACCTGA
- a CDS encoding aldehyde dehydrogenase family protein: MTARQSLFVGGSWVEPDGGHYEVIDPAGEQTVGWAPEASRDQVLAACAAAREAFGPWSRTSPEERAAVLGRAAGIIAGRLTEHASLAQAETGATTGTARGMQVGVAAARFRRYARVEPAEWAIAPQINEAGPMGRAGVMGALAVRQPVGVVTCVTSYNNPWANPAGKIAPALAMGNTVVVKPAPQDPLSVYRMAQALQAAGVPPGVVNVVSGRSTGVGEAAVASPDVDMVSFTGSTAVGQRIAEVCGRDMKRQLMELGGKGAAVVFDDADLGSAVAGIGTTFSFYSGQICTAPTRVLAQRGIYDRLVERLAAYAGRLKIGDPREPDTVVGPVISAAHRDRVESYIELGRKEGAVVVAGGERPDPPSGFYVAPALLADCTNDMRVAREEIFGPVVAVLPFDDEEEGVALANDTDYGLIDYVWSGDVARAFRVARRLRAGGVGINTVGRNMEAPFGGFKRSGVGRDVGSYALHAYSEVQAIVWPG, encoded by the coding sequence GTGACGGCACGGCAGTCGCTGTTCGTCGGCGGCTCCTGGGTGGAGCCGGACGGCGGGCACTACGAGGTGATCGACCCGGCGGGCGAGCAGACCGTCGGGTGGGCGCCGGAGGCCTCGCGGGATCAGGTGCTCGCGGCCTGTGCCGCGGCCCGCGAGGCCTTCGGGCCGTGGTCGCGCACCTCACCGGAGGAGCGGGCCGCGGTGCTCGGGCGGGCGGCCGGGATCATCGCCGGCCGGCTGACGGAGCACGCGTCGCTGGCCCAGGCCGAGACCGGCGCGACCACCGGCACCGCACGCGGCATGCAGGTCGGGGTCGCCGCCGCCCGCTTCCGGCGCTACGCGCGCGTGGAGCCCGCCGAGTGGGCGATCGCGCCCCAGATCAACGAGGCCGGACCCATGGGCAGGGCCGGTGTGATGGGCGCTCTGGCCGTCCGGCAGCCCGTCGGGGTCGTCACCTGCGTCACCTCGTACAACAACCCCTGGGCCAACCCGGCCGGCAAGATCGCCCCCGCCCTGGCCATGGGCAACACGGTCGTGGTGAAACCGGCCCCGCAGGATCCGCTGTCGGTCTACCGGATGGCTCAGGCGCTTCAGGCGGCGGGTGTCCCGCCGGGCGTGGTGAACGTCGTGTCCGGCCGGTCGACCGGGGTCGGCGAGGCGGCCGTGGCGTCACCGGACGTCGACATGGTCAGCTTCACCGGCTCCACCGCGGTCGGGCAGCGCATCGCCGAGGTGTGCGGGCGCGACATGAAACGCCAGTTGATGGAGCTGGGCGGCAAGGGCGCGGCGGTCGTCTTCGACGACGCCGACCTCGGCTCGGCCGTCGCCGGGATCGGCACCACCTTCTCCTTCTACAGCGGGCAGATCTGCACGGCACCGACGCGGGTGCTGGCGCAGCGCGGGATCTACGACCGGCTGGTGGAGCGACTGGCGGCGTATGCGGGCCGGTTGAAGATCGGAGATCCGCGCGAGCCGGACACCGTGGTCGGGCCGGTGATCTCGGCGGCGCACCGGGACCGGGTGGAGTCGTACATCGAACTGGGCCGCAAGGAGGGCGCTGTGGTGGTGGCTGGTGGTGAACGCCCGGACCCGCCCAGCGGCTTCTACGTCGCCCCGGCCCTCCTGGCCGACTGCACCAACGACATGCGGGTGGCCCGCGAGGAGATCTTCGGGCCGGTGGTGGCCGTGCTCCCCTTCGACGACGAGGAGGAGGGCGTCGCGCTCGCCAACGACACCGACTACGGGCTGATCGACTACGTCTGGTCGGGGGACGTGGCCCGTGCCTTCCGGGTGGCGCGGCGGCTGCGGGCCGGTGGCGTCGGGATCAACACCGTCGGGCGGAACATGGAGGCGCCCTTCGGCGGCTTCAAGCGGAGCGGCGTCGGCCGGGACGTCGGCTCGTACGCCCTGCACGCCTACAGCGAGGTGCAGGCGATCGTCTGGCCGGGCTGA
- a CDS encoding N-acyl-D-amino-acid deacylase family protein has protein sequence MLDHVIKGATVVDGTGAPAYTADVGIRHGRIAVVGTVTEEARSVEDASGLVLAPGFVDPHTHYDAQLFWDPYATPSLNHGVTTVAGGNCGFTLAPLHPDRPEDADYTRRMMSRVEGMALVALEEGAPWSWHSFGEYLDALEGRIAVNAGFMVGHCALRRYVMGPQAVGGQPSQEQLAAMVRLLRESMDAGAWGLSTTQSSSHSDGDGQPVASRHAQPAELLALSRAVGECEGTQIEAIVAGCLDQFSDAEIDLFVEMSAVAGRPLNWNVLTIDAAVPERVPRQLLASEQARKAGGRVVALTMPILTPMNMSLGTFCALNLIPGWGPVLGLPVPERIERLRDADVRAELLRRANSKEAGVFRRLANFGRYVIGDTYSEANAGLTGRVVKDIAEERGQEPFACLVEICANDELRTVLWPMPADNDPASWALRAQTWQHEDVLLGGSDAGAHLDRMCGAPYTTRFLGDCLRGRKLVGLEQAVKMLTDDPARLFGLRERGRIRQGWHADLVLLDPEQIDAGPATLVHDLPGDSPRLDSRALGVRAVWVNGVEALRDDVVTGAVPGRVLRSGRDTETVSTR, from the coding sequence ATGCTCGATCACGTCATCAAAGGCGCGACCGTCGTGGACGGGACGGGTGCGCCCGCGTATACCGCTGACGTAGGTATACGCCATGGTCGTATCGCCGTCGTCGGGACCGTCACCGAGGAGGCACGGTCGGTCGAGGACGCCTCCGGTCTCGTCCTCGCCCCCGGCTTCGTCGACCCCCACACCCACTACGACGCCCAGCTCTTCTGGGACCCGTACGCCACGCCCTCCCTCAACCACGGGGTCACCACCGTCGCGGGCGGGAACTGCGGGTTCACGCTCGCGCCGCTGCATCCCGACCGGCCCGAGGACGCCGACTACACGCGGCGGATGATGTCCCGGGTCGAGGGCATGGCGCTGGTGGCGCTGGAGGAGGGGGCGCCCTGGAGCTGGCACTCCTTCGGGGAGTATCTGGACGCCCTGGAGGGGCGGATCGCCGTCAACGCCGGGTTCATGGTGGGGCACTGTGCGCTGCGGCGGTACGTGATGGGGCCGCAGGCCGTGGGCGGACAGCCGAGCCAGGAGCAGCTCGCCGCGATGGTGCGGTTGCTGCGAGAGTCCATGGACGCCGGGGCCTGGGGGCTGTCCACCACCCAGTCGTCCAGCCACTCCGACGGGGACGGGCAGCCGGTCGCCTCGCGGCACGCGCAGCCCGCCGAGCTGCTGGCGCTGTCGCGGGCCGTCGGGGAGTGCGAGGGCACGCAGATCGAGGCGATCGTCGCGGGCTGTCTGGATCAGTTCAGCGACGCGGAGATCGACCTGTTCGTGGAGATGAGCGCGGTGGCGGGGCGGCCACTGAACTGGAACGTGCTGACGATCGACGCGGCCGTCCCCGAGCGCGTGCCCCGCCAGCTCCTGGCGAGCGAGCAGGCCCGCAAGGCCGGCGGCAGGGTCGTGGCGCTGACCATGCCGATCCTCACGCCCATGAACATGTCGCTGGGCACGTTCTGCGCACTGAACCTCATCCCCGGGTGGGGACCGGTGCTCGGGCTGCCCGTGCCCGAGCGGATCGAGAGGCTGCGGGACGCGGACGTACGGGCCGAGCTGCTGCGCCGCGCCAACTCCAAGGAGGCGGGCGTCTTCCGGCGGCTCGCGAACTTCGGGCGGTACGTCATCGGCGACACCTACAGCGAGGCGAACGCCGGGCTGACCGGTCGCGTGGTCAAGGACATCGCCGAGGAACGCGGGCAGGAGCCCTTCGCGTGCCTGGTGGAGATCTGCGCCAACGACGAGCTGCGCACGGTGCTGTGGCCGATGCCGGCCGACAACGACCCGGCGTCCTGGGCGCTGCGGGCTCAGACCTGGCAGCACGAGGACGTGCTGCTCGGCGGGTCCGACGCCGGCGCCCATCTGGACCGGATGTGCGGGGCGCCGTACACCACCCGGTTCCTCGGGGACTGCCTGCGGGGCCGGAAGCTGGTCGGTCTGGAGCAGGCCGTGAAGATGCTGACCGACGATCCGGCCCGGCTCTTCGGGCTGCGGGAGCGGGGGCGGATCCGGCAGGGCTGGCACGCCGACCTGGTCCTGCTCGACCCGGAGCAAATCGACGCGGGCCCGGCCACCCTGGTGCACGACCTGCCGGGCGACAGCCCGCGGCTGGACTCCCGGGCGCTGGGCGTGCGGGCCGTGTGGGTCAACGGGGTCGAGGCGCTCCGGGACGACGTGGTGACCGGAGCCGTGCCGGGCCGGGTGCTGCGCTCGGGGCGGGACACGGAGACGGTGAGCACGAGGTGA
- a CDS encoding LLM class flavin-dependent oxidoreductase, with protein sequence MEFGIFVQGYVGKRAETDPLAEHKALMEETEYVIQADKSGFKYAWASEHHFLDEYSHLSANDVFLGYLAHATERIHLGSGIFNPLAPVNHPVKVAEKVAMLDHLSGNRFEFGSGRGAGSHEILGFMPGVTDMNHTKELWEETIAEFPKMWLQDEYQGFQGKHWSLPPRKVLPKPYGPSHPAMWYAAGSPPSYAMAAKKGLGVLGFSVQKVSDMEWVLEQYKTAIVDAEPVGAFVNDNVMVTTTAICAPTHAEAVRIAASGGLHYLPSLVFRYHDTFPRPEGFPVWPETLPEYTEEFVEVLIEEELLICGDPDEVLRQCERWERAGADQLSFGLPVGVPKEETLQTIRLVGEYVIPKIDTDPVHRTSRFRRGV encoded by the coding sequence TTGGAATTCGGCATCTTCGTTCAGGGATACGTCGGCAAACGGGCCGAGACCGACCCGCTCGCCGAGCACAAGGCGCTGATGGAGGAGACCGAATACGTCATCCAGGCCGACAAGTCCGGCTTCAAGTACGCCTGGGCCTCCGAGCACCACTTCCTGGACGAGTACTCGCACCTGTCCGCCAACGACGTCTTCCTCGGGTACCTCGCGCACGCGACCGAGCGGATCCACCTGGGCTCGGGCATCTTCAACCCGCTCGCCCCGGTCAACCACCCCGTGAAGGTCGCCGAGAAGGTCGCCATGCTCGACCACCTCAGCGGCAACCGCTTCGAGTTCGGCAGCGGGCGGGGCGCCGGTTCGCACGAGATCCTCGGGTTCATGCCGGGCGTGACCGACATGAACCACACCAAGGAGCTCTGGGAAGAGACCATCGCCGAGTTCCCCAAGATGTGGCTCCAAGACGAGTACCAGGGCTTCCAGGGCAAGCACTGGTCGCTGCCGCCGAGGAAGGTCCTGCCGAAGCCGTACGGGCCGTCGCATCCGGCCATGTGGTACGCGGCCGGGTCGCCGCCGTCGTACGCCATGGCCGCGAAGAAGGGGCTCGGGGTGCTCGGCTTCAGCGTGCAGAAGGTCTCCGACATGGAGTGGGTGCTGGAGCAGTACAAGACGGCGATCGTGGACGCCGAGCCCGTCGGGGCCTTCGTGAACGACAACGTGATGGTGACGACCACGGCGATCTGCGCGCCGACCCATGCGGAGGCGGTGCGGATCGCCGCGAGCGGGGGGCTGCACTATCTGCCCTCACTGGTGTTCCGGTACCACGACACCTTCCCCCGGCCCGAGGGGTTCCCGGTGTGGCCGGAGACGCTGCCGGAGTACACCGAGGAGTTCGTGGAGGTGCTGATCGAGGAGGAGCTGCTCATCTGCGGGGATCCGGACGAGGTGCTTCGGCAGTGCGAGCGGTGGGAGCGGGCCGGGGCGGACCAGCTGAGTTTCGGGTTGCCGGTGGGGGTGCCGAAGGAGGAGACGCTGCAGACGATCCGGCTGGTCGGGGAGTACGTGATTCCCAAGATCGATACGGATCCTGTGCATCGGACTTCGCGGTTCCGTCGGGGTGTTTGA
- a CDS encoding SDR family NAD(P)-dependent oxidoreductase produces MGKLDGRVVIVTGAARGQGEQEARLFAAEGARVVVADVLDDRGEALAKEIGARYVHLDVGREDDWQAAVTVTKDAYGHVDGLVNNAGILRFNSLLDTPLDEFMRVVQVNQVGCFLGIRAVAREMADGGTIVNTASYTGLTGMAAVGAYAATKHAVLGLTRVAALELAGRGIRVNAVCPGAIDTAMSNPARLDPDADPGETARGLDRLYRKLVPLGRVGQPEEVARLALFLTSEDSSYITGQPFVIDGGWLAGVSVI; encoded by the coding sequence ATGGGCAAGCTCGACGGACGGGTCGTCATCGTCACCGGCGCCGCACGCGGCCAGGGCGAACAGGAGGCCCGGCTGTTCGCGGCCGAGGGGGCCCGGGTGGTCGTCGCGGACGTCCTCGACGACCGGGGCGAGGCCCTCGCGAAGGAGATCGGCGCGCGGTACGTCCATCTCGACGTCGGTCGTGAGGACGACTGGCAGGCCGCCGTCACCGTCACCAAGGACGCCTACGGCCATGTCGACGGGCTGGTCAACAACGCCGGCATCCTGCGTTTCAACTCCCTCCTCGACACACCCCTCGACGAGTTCATGCGGGTCGTCCAGGTCAACCAGGTGGGCTGCTTCCTGGGCATCAGGGCGGTCGCCCGGGAGATGGCCGACGGGGGCACGATCGTCAACACCGCCTCCTACACGGGCCTGACGGGGATGGCCGCCGTGGGTGCCTACGCGGCGACCAAGCACGCCGTACTCGGTCTCACCCGGGTCGCCGCCCTGGAGCTGGCCGGGCGCGGGATACGTGTCAACGCCGTCTGCCCGGGGGCCATCGACACGGCCATGTCCAACCCGGCCCGGCTGGACCCGGACGCCGACCCGGGGGAGACGGCGCGGGGTCTCGACCGGCTGTACCGCAAACTCGTGCCGCTGGGAAGGGTCGGGCAGCCCGAGGAGGTGGCCAGACTCGCGCTGTTCCTGACCTCGGAGGACTCCTCGTACATCACGGGGCAGCCGTTCGTGATCGACGGCGGGTGGCTGGCCGGCGTCAGCGTCATCTGA
- a CDS encoding TIGR03619 family F420-dependent LLM class oxidoreductase, whose protein sequence is MQLPVQSQSTLYAEGWEAEAGPDDLLEIARAADRAGFDYLAGCDHVGIPRRLAAAMSTVWYDPVATLAFLAAATERVRLLSHVAIVGLRHPLLTAKQYATLDHLSGGRLILGVGAGHVQEEFEALGVDFHRRGAVLDECVDALRAALGPQEFPEHHGKLYAFEGLGQRPRPVQDPVPLWVGGSSPAAVRRAALKGDGWLPQGDPRDRLPAQIARIRELREQAGARGAFTVGAIAEPLYVGTPRWDVGRRTLTGGPRELAESLRAYRAMGVHQIQVRFRSRSLGELTDQIAAFGAEVAPEL, encoded by the coding sequence ATGCAGCTCCCCGTCCAGTCGCAGAGCACCCTCTACGCCGAGGGGTGGGAGGCGGAGGCCGGGCCGGACGACCTGCTGGAGATCGCCCGCGCCGCCGACCGGGCCGGGTTCGACTACCTGGCCGGTTGTGATCACGTCGGCATCCCCCGCCGCCTCGCCGCCGCGATGAGCACCGTCTGGTACGACCCCGTCGCCACGCTCGCCTTTCTCGCCGCCGCCACCGAACGCGTCCGGCTGCTCAGCCATGTCGCGATCGTCGGGCTGCGGCACCCCCTGCTCACCGCCAAGCAGTACGCCACGCTCGACCACCTCAGTGGCGGCCGGCTGATCCTCGGGGTCGGCGCGGGCCACGTCCAGGAGGAGTTCGAGGCCCTGGGAGTCGACTTCCACCGGCGCGGGGCCGTGCTCGACGAGTGCGTCGACGCCCTGCGCGCCGCCCTCGGGCCGCAGGAGTTCCCCGAGCACCACGGCAAGCTGTACGCCTTCGAGGGGCTCGGGCAGCGGCCCCGGCCGGTGCAGGACCCCGTCCCCCTGTGGGTCGGCGGCTCCTCGCCCGCCGCCGTACGACGGGCCGCCCTCAAGGGCGACGGGTGGCTGCCGCAGGGGGATCCGAGGGACCGGCTGCCCGCGCAGATCGCGCGGATCCGGGAGCTGCGCGAACAAGCCGGTGCGCGGGGCGCGTTCACCGTGGGCGCCATCGCCGAGCCGCTGTACGTCGGCACGCCCCGGTGGGACGTGGGGCGCCGGACCCTCACCGGTGGTCCGCGCGAGCTCGCCGAGTCGCTGCGGGCGTACCGGGCGATGGGCGTGCACCAGATCCAGGTGCGGTTCCGCAGCCGCAGCCTTGGTGAACTCACCGACCAGATCGCGGCGTTCGGCGCCGAGGTCGCCCCCGAGCTGTGA
- a CDS encoding amidohydrolase family protein: MDTHDSTFPLIISVDDHTVEPASVWQDRLPGKYRGVGPRIVRAPVKEMTFLGGRFKPVMGQPGDDGPVGDWWVYEDLRRPLTRLDTAVGYDRDEIRLEVITYEQMRPGSYDVTERLADMDVNHVQSALCFPTFPRFCGQTFTEAKDHELGLLCVRAYNDWMVEEWCGPDARGRLIPLPLIPLWDADLAAAEVRRNAARGVRAVAFSEIPPFLGLPSIHTDDWDPFLAACDETGTVVAMHIGSSSRMPSTSADAPPAVGSTITYANCCFSMVDWLMSGKFEQFPNLKVMYAEGQIGWIPYILERADVVWEENRGWGGVADKVHRPPSELFAEHVYGCFFDDAFGLRNLDSIGVGNVLYETDYPHSDSTWPKSREVGEAQMGHLEPDVVERIVRGNAIELLGLTAEGLWPGGGGAR, from the coding sequence ATGGACACCCACGACAGCACCTTTCCGCTGATCATCTCCGTGGACGACCACACCGTGGAGCCCGCGAGCGTCTGGCAGGACCGGCTTCCGGGGAAGTACCGGGGCGTCGGGCCGCGGATCGTCCGGGCTCCCGTGAAGGAAATGACCTTCCTCGGAGGCCGCTTCAAGCCGGTCATGGGGCAGCCCGGGGACGACGGCCCCGTCGGGGACTGGTGGGTCTACGAGGATCTGCGCCGTCCCCTGACCCGGCTCGACACCGCCGTCGGGTACGACAGGGACGAGATCCGGCTCGAGGTCATCACGTACGAGCAGATGCGGCCCGGCTCCTACGACGTCACCGAGCGGCTCGCCGACATGGACGTCAACCACGTCCAGTCCGCCCTGTGCTTCCCGACGTTCCCGCGCTTTTGCGGCCAGACCTTCACCGAGGCGAAGGACCACGAGCTGGGCCTGCTCTGCGTACGCGCCTACAACGACTGGATGGTGGAGGAGTGGTGCGGCCCCGACGCGCGCGGGCGGCTCATACCCCTGCCCCTCATCCCCCTGTGGGACGCCGACCTGGCGGCCGCGGAGGTCCGGCGCAACGCCGCCCGCGGGGTCCGTGCCGTCGCCTTCTCCGAGATACCGCCCTTCCTCGGGCTGCCCTCCATCCACACCGACGACTGGGACCCCTTCCTCGCCGCGTGCGACGAGACGGGCACGGTCGTCGCCATGCACATCGGCTCCAGCAGCCGTATGCCGTCCACCTCCGCGGACGCCCCGCCCGCCGTCGGCTCCACCATCACGTACGCCAACTGCTGCTTCTCCATGGTCGACTGGCTGATGAGCGGCAAGTTCGAGCAGTTCCCGAACCTCAAGGTCATGTACGCCGAGGGGCAGATCGGCTGGATCCCCTACATCCTGGAGCGGGCCGACGTGGTGTGGGAGGAGAACCGCGGCTGGGGCGGCGTGGCCGACAAGGTGCACCGGCCGCCGTCCGAGCTGTTCGCCGAGCATGTCTACGGCTGCTTCTTCGACGACGCCTTCGGCCTGCGCAACCTCGACTCCATCGGCGTCGGCAACGTCCTCTACGAGACCGACTACCCCCACTCCGACTCCACCTGGCCCAAGTCCCGCGAGGTGGGCGAGGCGCAGATGGGGCACCTGGAGCCCGACGTGGTCGAGCGGATCGTGCGGGGCAACGCCATCGAACTGCTCGGGCTCACCGCCGAAGGCCTGTGGCCGGGCGGCGGCGGCGCGCGGTGA